From the Anguilla anguilla isolate fAngAng1 chromosome 6, fAngAng1.pri, whole genome shotgun sequence genome, one window contains:
- the si:ch73-217b7.1 gene encoding ensconsin isoform X7 has protein sequence MSAAPGGGSSSSQPKSEEDRKPPCRPPSSGTGQNSNSSNAGSKPEPLVLKIDERQRLARERREEREKQIAAREAAWQEREERAKQYYERQLEERRRRLEEQRIREERRRTAVEEKRRQRLEEEKVRHEAVMRRTLERSQRAKPKPNRWSWGGPLHGSTAHTSGFVESSFLFPLDLAGLEQHFQGTFSSVRRYDAERRSVSTVNLSKHADPVITKRLSSSSATLLSSPDRALQKWSPSLKKAQSKPRVFKEKTPRHTSSASRRLPLTPWESSMVNRLLTPTHSYLARSKSAASLSGEAVIPVCPRSASCHPMSSTSFKSLQCRSADRPRTALSSLDSVHRRRTANPATGNKRDKDYVRKSWSNLSVAPNPEGRRSWCPGNQRNRTTLPSPVRATHKGAPRPPTPKQVRSPPTGEETPTPGRPLSPGNVRPVRAEPQSPQKEEEPEKEEEEEELQKEAEIRTPGKMNPNAESASPSKEPPSADPAPPSTPPSAPPSTPPSAPPSLATPPSGGRPSAGTTDPEEATRLLAEKRRQAREQREREEEEKRQREEAERRGREEMARRKAEERARREEEAQRLAEERRKREEEEKHAEEERLQREREEAERLQKQKEEEEARQKEEAERLRMEREKHFQKQEEERLERKKRLEEIMKRTRKSDPAEKKSVPHRNGEFSEPKTELTASTPQLTPPSVTVTSAEEDPDLEHGDRNGHRVHGHFAPALPTIAESSSATEAQPKENGVPAQSDVFEEVIELPVGTRLSRLEDDDLIPVVAFRENGSLRPLASLEEVQARQRADVI, from the exons GCGGTGGCAGCAGCAGCTCACAGCCCAAATCGGAGGAGGACAGGAAACCACCCTGCCGACCTCCTTCCTCCGGGACGGGTcagaacagcaacagcagcaacgcTGGCAGCAAaccag AGCCGCTGGTGTTAAAGATTGATGAACGGCAGAGGCTCGCTCGCGAGCGCAGGGAGGAGCGGGAAAAACAGATCG CGGCGCGGGAGGCGGCCTGGCaggagcgggaggagcgggCCAAGCAGTACTATGAGAGACAGCTGGAGGAGCGGCGGAGGAGGCTGGAGGAGCAGCGGatcagggaggagaggaggcgcaCCGCcgtggaggagaagaggagacagaggctggaggaggagaag GTGCGGCACGAGGCCGTGATGCGGCGGACCCTGGAGAGGAGCCAGCGAGCCAAGCCGAAGCCCAACCGCTGGTCCTGGGGCGGGCCACTGCACGGAAGCACCGCCCACACCAGTG GTTTTGTTGAgtcctctttcctctttcctctcgATCTCGCCGGCCTGGAACAGCACTTCCAGGGCACGTTCAGTTCCGTTCGCAGATACG ATGCAGAGAGGAGGTCAGTTTCCACCGTGAACCTTTCCAAACACGCAGATCCAGTCATTACTAAGCGGCTGTCATCCTCCTCAGCAACCCTCTTAAGCTCTCCAGACCGAG CCTTACAGAAATGGAGCCCCTCCTTAAAAAAAGCTCAGTCTAAACCCCGCGTCTTCAAAGAGAAGACCCCTCGGCACACGTCCTCAG CCTCGCGGCGGTTACCGTTGACCCCCTGGGAGAGCAGCATGGTGAATCGTCTGCTGACCCCGACGCACTCCTACCTGGCCCGGAGCAAGAGCGCTGCGTCGCTGTCCGGGGAAGCAg TCATCCCCGTTTGTCCTCGCTCAGCTTCCTGTCACCCCATGTCCTCCACGTCCTTCAAGTCCCTGCAGTGCCGGAGCGCGGATCGACCCCGCACGGCCCTCTCCAGCCTGGACAGCGTGCACCGCCGCAGGACCGCCAACCCTGCCACG GGGAACAAACGAGACAAAGACTACGTGCGGAAGTCTTGGAGCAACCTCTCCGTTGCTCCCAATCCTGAGGGAAGGAGGTCATGGTGTCCAGGCAACCAAAGGAACAGAACCACACTGCCCTCACCTGTGCG AGCCACACACAAGGGAGCCCCGcggccccccaccccaaagcaGGTGAGGTCCCCGCCCACAGGGGAGGAGACCCCCACGCCGGGTCGGCCCCTTTCCCCCGGGAACGTTCGGCCCGTGAGGGCGGAGCCACAGAGTCcgcagaaggaggaggagccagagaaggaggaggaggaggaggagctacaGAAGGAGGCGGAGATTCGAACCCCGGGCAAAATGAACCCCAACGCAGAGTCTGCATCACCATCCAAAGAGCCGCCCAGCG cagaccccgcccctccctccaccccgccctcggccccaccctccaccccgccctcggccccgccctctctggccacgccccccagcGGGGGGAGGCCCTCGGCGGGCACCACGGACCCCGAGGAGGCCACTCGCCTGCTGGCGGAGAAGAGGAGGCAAGCGCgcgagcagagggagagggaggaggaggagaagaggcagagggaggaggcggagag gagaggaagagaggagatgGCGCGCAGGAAGGCGGAGGAGAGAGCCCGGCGGGAGGAGGAGGCTCAGCGTCtggcggaggagaggaggaagagggaggaggaagagaagcacGCCGAGGAGGAGAGGCTgcagagggagcgagaggagGCCGAGCGCCTCCAGAAACAG aaagaggaagaggaggctcGCCAGAAGGAAGAGGCGGAGCGGctgaggatggagagagagaagcacttccagaagcaggaggaggagcgctTGGAGAGGAAGAAG CGACTGGAAGAGATCATGAAGAGGACTCGGAAGTCGGATCCCGCAGAGAAG aaaTCCGTTCCTCACAGGAACGGAGAGTTCTCTGAGCCGAAAACGGAGTTAACGG CGTCGACTCCACAACTCACGCCACCGTCCGTGACCGTGACCAGCGCGGAGGAGGACCCAGACTTGGAGCACGGTGACCGAAACGGACACCGAGTCCACGGACACTTCGCTCCCGCACTACCTACGATAGCTGAGAG ttcctcAGCAACCGAAGCCCAACCAAAAGAGAACGGGGTCCCGGCGCAGAGCGACGTGTTCGAGGAGGTGATCGAGCTGCCGGTGGGGACCAGGCTGTCCCGGCTGGAGGACGATGACCTCATCCCCGTGGTGGCGTTCCGGGAGAACGGCTCCCTCCGGCCGCTGGCCAGCCTCGAGGAGGTGCAGGCGCGCCAGCGGGCGG ATGTTATCTGA
- the si:ch73-217b7.1 gene encoding ensconsin isoform X12: protein MPGLAGGVRQDRLKKGCSRAAAPGLFTITEEDEQQKSSSAPSRRRRGGGSSSSQPKSEEDRKPPCRPPSSGTGQNSNSSNAGSKPEPLVLKIDERQRLARERREEREKQIAAREAAWQEREERAKQYYERQLEERRRRLEEQRIREERRRTAVEEKRRQRLEEEKVRHEAVMRRTLERSQRAKPKPNRWSWGGPLHGSTAHTSASRRLPLTPWESSMVNRLLTPTHSYLARSKSAASLSGEAASCHPMSSTSFKSLQCRSADRPRTALSSLDSVHRRRTANPATGNKRDKDYVRKSWSNLSVAPNPEGRRSWCPGNQRNRTTLPSPVRATHKGAPRPPTPKQVRSPPTGEETPTPGRPLSPGNVRPVRAEPQSPQKEEEPEKEEEEEELQKEAEIRTPGKMNPNAESASPSKEPPSADPAPPSTPPSAPPSTPPSAPPSLATPPSGGRPSAGTTDPEEATRLLAEKRRQAREQREREEEEKRQREEAERRGREEMARRKAEERARREEEAQRLAEERRKREEEEKHAEEERLQREREEAERLQKQKEEEEARQKEEAERLRMEREKHFQKQEEERLERKKRLEEIMKRTRKSDPAEKKSVPHRNGEFSEPKTELTASTPQLTPPSVTVTSAEEDPDLEHGDRNGHRVHGHFAPALPTIAESSSATEAQPKENGVPAQSDVFEEVIELPVGTRLSRLEDDDLIPVVAFRENGSLRPLASLEEVQARQRADVI, encoded by the exons GCGGTGGCAGCAGCAGCTCACAGCCCAAATCGGAGGAGGACAGGAAACCACCCTGCCGACCTCCTTCCTCCGGGACGGGTcagaacagcaacagcagcaacgcTGGCAGCAAaccag AGCCGCTGGTGTTAAAGATTGATGAACGGCAGAGGCTCGCTCGCGAGCGCAGGGAGGAGCGGGAAAAACAGATCG CGGCGCGGGAGGCGGCCTGGCaggagcgggaggagcgggCCAAGCAGTACTATGAGAGACAGCTGGAGGAGCGGCGGAGGAGGCTGGAGGAGCAGCGGatcagggaggagaggaggcgcaCCGCcgtggaggagaagaggagacagaggctggaggaggagaag GTGCGGCACGAGGCCGTGATGCGGCGGACCCTGGAGAGGAGCCAGCGAGCCAAGCCGAAGCCCAACCGCTGGTCCTGGGGCGGGCCACTGCACGGAAGCACCGCCCACACCAGTG CCTCGCGGCGGTTACCGTTGACCCCCTGGGAGAGCAGCATGGTGAATCGTCTGCTGACCCCGACGCACTCCTACCTGGCCCGGAGCAAGAGCGCTGCGTCGCTGTCCGGGGAAGCAg CTTCCTGTCACCCCATGTCCTCCACGTCCTTCAAGTCCCTGCAGTGCCGGAGCGCGGATCGACCCCGCACGGCCCTCTCCAGCCTGGACAGCGTGCACCGCCGCAGGACCGCCAACCCTGCCACG GGGAACAAACGAGACAAAGACTACGTGCGGAAGTCTTGGAGCAACCTCTCCGTTGCTCCCAATCCTGAGGGAAGGAGGTCATGGTGTCCAGGCAACCAAAGGAACAGAACCACACTGCCCTCACCTGTGCG AGCCACACACAAGGGAGCCCCGcggccccccaccccaaagcaGGTGAGGTCCCCGCCCACAGGGGAGGAGACCCCCACGCCGGGTCGGCCCCTTTCCCCCGGGAACGTTCGGCCCGTGAGGGCGGAGCCACAGAGTCcgcagaaggaggaggagccagagaaggaggaggaggaggaggagctacaGAAGGAGGCGGAGATTCGAACCCCGGGCAAAATGAACCCCAACGCAGAGTCTGCATCACCATCCAAAGAGCCGCCCAGCG cagaccccgcccctccctccaccccgccctcggccccaccctccaccccgccctcggccccgccctctctggccacgccccccagcGGGGGGAGGCCCTCGGCGGGCACCACGGACCCCGAGGAGGCCACTCGCCTGCTGGCGGAGAAGAGGAGGCAAGCGCgcgagcagagggagagggaggaggaggagaagaggcagagggaggaggcggagag gagaggaagagaggagatgGCGCGCAGGAAGGCGGAGGAGAGAGCCCGGCGGGAGGAGGAGGCTCAGCGTCtggcggaggagaggaggaagagggaggaggaagagaagcacGCCGAGGAGGAGAGGCTgcagagggagcgagaggagGCCGAGCGCCTCCAGAAACAG aaagaggaagaggaggctcGCCAGAAGGAAGAGGCGGAGCGGctgaggatggagagagagaagcacttccagaagcaggaggaggagcgctTGGAGAGGAAGAAG CGACTGGAAGAGATCATGAAGAGGACTCGGAAGTCGGATCCCGCAGAGAAG aaaTCCGTTCCTCACAGGAACGGAGAGTTCTCTGAGCCGAAAACGGAGTTAACGG CGTCGACTCCACAACTCACGCCACCGTCCGTGACCGTGACCAGCGCGGAGGAGGACCCAGACTTGGAGCACGGTGACCGAAACGGACACCGAGTCCACGGACACTTCGCTCCCGCACTACCTACGATAGCTGAGAG ttcctcAGCAACCGAAGCCCAACCAAAAGAGAACGGGGTCCCGGCGCAGAGCGACGTGTTCGAGGAGGTGATCGAGCTGCCGGTGGGGACCAGGCTGTCCCGGCTGGAGGACGATGACCTCATCCCCGTGGTGGCGTTCCGGGAGAACGGCTCCCTCCGGCCGCTGGCCAGCCTCGAGGAGGTGCAGGCGCGCCAGCGGGCGG ATGTTATCTGA
- the si:ch73-217b7.1 gene encoding ensconsin isoform X4 — MPGLAGGVRQDRLKKGCSRAAAPGLFTITEEDEQQKSSSAPSRRRRGGGSSSSQPKSEEDRKPPCRPPSSGTGQNSNSSNAGSKPEPLVLKIDERQRLARERREEREKQIAAREAAWQEREERAKQYYERQLEERRRRLEEQRIREERRRTAVEEKRRQRLEEEKVRHEAVMRRTLERSQRAKPKPNRWSWGGPLHGSTAHTSGFVESSFLFPLDLAGLEQHFQGTFSSVRRYDAERRSVSTVNLSKHADPVITKRLSSSSATLLSSPDRASRRLPLTPWESSMVNRLLTPTHSYLARSKSAASLSGEAVIPVCPRSASCHPMSSTSFKSLQCRSADRPRTALSSLDSVHRRRTANPATGNKRDKDYVRKSWSNLSVAPNPEGRRSWCPGNQRNRTTLPSPVRATHKGAPRPPTPKQVRSPPTGEETPTPGRPLSPGNVRPVRAEPQSPQKEEEPEKEEEEEELQKEAEIRTPGKMNPNAESASPSKEPPSADPAPPSTPPSAPPSTPPSAPPSLATPPSGGRPSAGTTDPEEATRLLAEKRRQAREQREREEEEKRQREEAERRGREEMARRKAEERARREEEAQRLAEERRKREEEEKHAEEERLQREREEAERLQKQKEEEEARQKEEAERLRMEREKHFQKQEEERLERKKRLEEIMKRTRKSDPAEKKSVPHRNGEFSEPKTELTASTPQLTPPSVTVTSAEEDPDLEHGDRNGHRVHGHFAPALPTIAESSSATEAQPKENGVPAQSDVFEEVIELPVGTRLSRLEDDDLIPVVAFRENGSLRPLASLEEVQARQRADVI; from the exons GCGGTGGCAGCAGCAGCTCACAGCCCAAATCGGAGGAGGACAGGAAACCACCCTGCCGACCTCCTTCCTCCGGGACGGGTcagaacagcaacagcagcaacgcTGGCAGCAAaccag AGCCGCTGGTGTTAAAGATTGATGAACGGCAGAGGCTCGCTCGCGAGCGCAGGGAGGAGCGGGAAAAACAGATCG CGGCGCGGGAGGCGGCCTGGCaggagcgggaggagcgggCCAAGCAGTACTATGAGAGACAGCTGGAGGAGCGGCGGAGGAGGCTGGAGGAGCAGCGGatcagggaggagaggaggcgcaCCGCcgtggaggagaagaggagacagaggctggaggaggagaag GTGCGGCACGAGGCCGTGATGCGGCGGACCCTGGAGAGGAGCCAGCGAGCCAAGCCGAAGCCCAACCGCTGGTCCTGGGGCGGGCCACTGCACGGAAGCACCGCCCACACCAGTG GTTTTGTTGAgtcctctttcctctttcctctcgATCTCGCCGGCCTGGAACAGCACTTCCAGGGCACGTTCAGTTCCGTTCGCAGATACG ATGCAGAGAGGAGGTCAGTTTCCACCGTGAACCTTTCCAAACACGCAGATCCAGTCATTACTAAGCGGCTGTCATCCTCCTCAGCAACCCTCTTAAGCTCTCCAGACCGAG CCTCGCGGCGGTTACCGTTGACCCCCTGGGAGAGCAGCATGGTGAATCGTCTGCTGACCCCGACGCACTCCTACCTGGCCCGGAGCAAGAGCGCTGCGTCGCTGTCCGGGGAAGCAg TCATCCCCGTTTGTCCTCGCTCAGCTTCCTGTCACCCCATGTCCTCCACGTCCTTCAAGTCCCTGCAGTGCCGGAGCGCGGATCGACCCCGCACGGCCCTCTCCAGCCTGGACAGCGTGCACCGCCGCAGGACCGCCAACCCTGCCACG GGGAACAAACGAGACAAAGACTACGTGCGGAAGTCTTGGAGCAACCTCTCCGTTGCTCCCAATCCTGAGGGAAGGAGGTCATGGTGTCCAGGCAACCAAAGGAACAGAACCACACTGCCCTCACCTGTGCG AGCCACACACAAGGGAGCCCCGcggccccccaccccaaagcaGGTGAGGTCCCCGCCCACAGGGGAGGAGACCCCCACGCCGGGTCGGCCCCTTTCCCCCGGGAACGTTCGGCCCGTGAGGGCGGAGCCACAGAGTCcgcagaaggaggaggagccagagaaggaggaggaggaggaggagctacaGAAGGAGGCGGAGATTCGAACCCCGGGCAAAATGAACCCCAACGCAGAGTCTGCATCACCATCCAAAGAGCCGCCCAGCG cagaccccgcccctccctccaccccgccctcggccccaccctccaccccgccctcggccccgccctctctggccacgccccccagcGGGGGGAGGCCCTCGGCGGGCACCACGGACCCCGAGGAGGCCACTCGCCTGCTGGCGGAGAAGAGGAGGCAAGCGCgcgagcagagggagagggaggaggaggagaagaggcagagggaggaggcggagag gagaggaagagaggagatgGCGCGCAGGAAGGCGGAGGAGAGAGCCCGGCGGGAGGAGGAGGCTCAGCGTCtggcggaggagaggaggaagagggaggaggaagagaagcacGCCGAGGAGGAGAGGCTgcagagggagcgagaggagGCCGAGCGCCTCCAGAAACAG aaagaggaagaggaggctcGCCAGAAGGAAGAGGCGGAGCGGctgaggatggagagagagaagcacttccagaagcaggaggaggagcgctTGGAGAGGAAGAAG CGACTGGAAGAGATCATGAAGAGGACTCGGAAGTCGGATCCCGCAGAGAAG aaaTCCGTTCCTCACAGGAACGGAGAGTTCTCTGAGCCGAAAACGGAGTTAACGG CGTCGACTCCACAACTCACGCCACCGTCCGTGACCGTGACCAGCGCGGAGGAGGACCCAGACTTGGAGCACGGTGACCGAAACGGACACCGAGTCCACGGACACTTCGCTCCCGCACTACCTACGATAGCTGAGAG ttcctcAGCAACCGAAGCCCAACCAAAAGAGAACGGGGTCCCGGCGCAGAGCGACGTGTTCGAGGAGGTGATCGAGCTGCCGGTGGGGACCAGGCTGTCCCGGCTGGAGGACGATGACCTCATCCCCGTGGTGGCGTTCCGGGAGAACGGCTCCCTCCGGCCGCTGGCCAGCCTCGAGGAGGTGCAGGCGCGCCAGCGGGCGG ATGTTATCTGA
- the si:ch73-217b7.1 gene encoding ensconsin isoform X3 has protein sequence MPGLAGGVRQDRLKKGCSRAAAPGLFTITEEDEQQKSSSAPSRRRRGGGSSSSQPKSEEDRKPPCRPPSSGTGQNSNSSNAGSKPEPLVLKIDERQRLARERREEREKQIAAREAAWQEREERAKQYYERQLEERRRRLEEQRIREERRRTAVEEKRRQRLEEEKVRHEAVMRRTLERSQRAKPKPNRWSWGGPLHGSTAHTSGFVESSFLFPLDLAGLEQHFQGTFSSVRRYDAERRSVSTVNLSKHADPVITKRLSSSSATLLSSPDRALQKWSPSLKKAQSKPRVFKEKTPRHTSSASRRLPLTPWESSMVNRLLTPTHSYLARSKSAASLSGEAASCHPMSSTSFKSLQCRSADRPRTALSSLDSVHRRRTANPATGNKRDKDYVRKSWSNLSVAPNPEGRRSWCPGNQRNRTTLPSPVRATHKGAPRPPTPKQVRSPPTGEETPTPGRPLSPGNVRPVRAEPQSPQKEEEPEKEEEEEELQKEAEIRTPGKMNPNAESASPSKEPPSADPAPPSTPPSAPPSTPPSAPPSLATPPSGGRPSAGTTDPEEATRLLAEKRRQAREQREREEEEKRQREEAERRGREEMARRKAEERARREEEAQRLAEERRKREEEEKHAEEERLQREREEAERLQKQKEEEEARQKEEAERLRMEREKHFQKQEEERLERKKRLEEIMKRTRKSDPAEKKSVPHRNGEFSEPKTELTASTPQLTPPSVTVTSAEEDPDLEHGDRNGHRVHGHFAPALPTIAESSSATEAQPKENGVPAQSDVFEEVIELPVGTRLSRLEDDDLIPVVAFRENGSLRPLASLEEVQARQRADVI, from the exons GCGGTGGCAGCAGCAGCTCACAGCCCAAATCGGAGGAGGACAGGAAACCACCCTGCCGACCTCCTTCCTCCGGGACGGGTcagaacagcaacagcagcaacgcTGGCAGCAAaccag AGCCGCTGGTGTTAAAGATTGATGAACGGCAGAGGCTCGCTCGCGAGCGCAGGGAGGAGCGGGAAAAACAGATCG CGGCGCGGGAGGCGGCCTGGCaggagcgggaggagcgggCCAAGCAGTACTATGAGAGACAGCTGGAGGAGCGGCGGAGGAGGCTGGAGGAGCAGCGGatcagggaggagaggaggcgcaCCGCcgtggaggagaagaggagacagaggctggaggaggagaag GTGCGGCACGAGGCCGTGATGCGGCGGACCCTGGAGAGGAGCCAGCGAGCCAAGCCGAAGCCCAACCGCTGGTCCTGGGGCGGGCCACTGCACGGAAGCACCGCCCACACCAGTG GTTTTGTTGAgtcctctttcctctttcctctcgATCTCGCCGGCCTGGAACAGCACTTCCAGGGCACGTTCAGTTCCGTTCGCAGATACG ATGCAGAGAGGAGGTCAGTTTCCACCGTGAACCTTTCCAAACACGCAGATCCAGTCATTACTAAGCGGCTGTCATCCTCCTCAGCAACCCTCTTAAGCTCTCCAGACCGAG CCTTACAGAAATGGAGCCCCTCCTTAAAAAAAGCTCAGTCTAAACCCCGCGTCTTCAAAGAGAAGACCCCTCGGCACACGTCCTCAG CCTCGCGGCGGTTACCGTTGACCCCCTGGGAGAGCAGCATGGTGAATCGTCTGCTGACCCCGACGCACTCCTACCTGGCCCGGAGCAAGAGCGCTGCGTCGCTGTCCGGGGAAGCAg CTTCCTGTCACCCCATGTCCTCCACGTCCTTCAAGTCCCTGCAGTGCCGGAGCGCGGATCGACCCCGCACGGCCCTCTCCAGCCTGGACAGCGTGCACCGCCGCAGGACCGCCAACCCTGCCACG GGGAACAAACGAGACAAAGACTACGTGCGGAAGTCTTGGAGCAACCTCTCCGTTGCTCCCAATCCTGAGGGAAGGAGGTCATGGTGTCCAGGCAACCAAAGGAACAGAACCACACTGCCCTCACCTGTGCG AGCCACACACAAGGGAGCCCCGcggccccccaccccaaagcaGGTGAGGTCCCCGCCCACAGGGGAGGAGACCCCCACGCCGGGTCGGCCCCTTTCCCCCGGGAACGTTCGGCCCGTGAGGGCGGAGCCACAGAGTCcgcagaaggaggaggagccagagaaggaggaggaggaggaggagctacaGAAGGAGGCGGAGATTCGAACCCCGGGCAAAATGAACCCCAACGCAGAGTCTGCATCACCATCCAAAGAGCCGCCCAGCG cagaccccgcccctccctccaccccgccctcggccccaccctccaccccgccctcggccccgccctctctggccacgccccccagcGGGGGGAGGCCCTCGGCGGGCACCACGGACCCCGAGGAGGCCACTCGCCTGCTGGCGGAGAAGAGGAGGCAAGCGCgcgagcagagggagagggaggaggaggagaagaggcagagggaggaggcggagag gagaggaagagaggagatgGCGCGCAGGAAGGCGGAGGAGAGAGCCCGGCGGGAGGAGGAGGCTCAGCGTCtggcggaggagaggaggaagagggaggaggaagagaagcacGCCGAGGAGGAGAGGCTgcagagggagcgagaggagGCCGAGCGCCTCCAGAAACAG aaagaggaagaggaggctcGCCAGAAGGAAGAGGCGGAGCGGctgaggatggagagagagaagcacttccagaagcaggaggaggagcgctTGGAGAGGAAGAAG CGACTGGAAGAGATCATGAAGAGGACTCGGAAGTCGGATCCCGCAGAGAAG aaaTCCGTTCCTCACAGGAACGGAGAGTTCTCTGAGCCGAAAACGGAGTTAACGG CGTCGACTCCACAACTCACGCCACCGTCCGTGACCGTGACCAGCGCGGAGGAGGACCCAGACTTGGAGCACGGTGACCGAAACGGACACCGAGTCCACGGACACTTCGCTCCCGCACTACCTACGATAGCTGAGAG ttcctcAGCAACCGAAGCCCAACCAAAAGAGAACGGGGTCCCGGCGCAGAGCGACGTGTTCGAGGAGGTGATCGAGCTGCCGGTGGGGACCAGGCTGTCCCGGCTGGAGGACGATGACCTCATCCCCGTGGTGGCGTTCCGGGAGAACGGCTCCCTCCGGCCGCTGGCCAGCCTCGAGGAGGTGCAGGCGCGCCAGCGGGCGG ATGTTATCTGA